Sequence from the Nitrosopumilus maritimus SCM1 genome:
TGTATTTCAAAACATTTGGCTCCATAACATAACATCCCATATTGATATTTGCTTTAATCTCTGGTTTTTCTTCCCAATTAGTTACTTTGCCTGTTTTTGTGGTATTAATAACCCCATATTGCAAATTTGTTTTGTATTCATACAAACTCATGGTTGTAAATGCTTTCTTTGATTTGTGTTGTTTTATCATGTTTTTGAGACTAAAATCAAAAATTGAATCCCCATACACACAAACAAAAGTATCGTTGATAAAATCTTCTGCAGTTTTGAGTTGACCTGCAGTAGCTAGTGGTTTTTTTGAAACTGCGTATTCTATATTCACCCCAAATTTTTTTCCATCTTTAAAATAATCTTGAATTTTTTCTTTACGATAACTTACACACAAAACTATTGACTTTACACCATTTCTCTTATTCCAATCAATTAGATGTTCTAGAATTGGCTTTTTACCTAATGGCAGCATGGGTTTTGGAGTTTTTAGCGTTAACGGACGCAATCTTGTGCCTAAACCCCCTGCTAAAATTACTGCTTTCACAAGTATCATTTTGTATGTGAGTATTTATGTTCGAGGCTGATTTTATATCAAAATCTTAACCTTTAATTTTTAATATTTTTTCTAAAACATTTTCTGGAGTTTTACCAAAAACAATAATCATTGGCTCTTTTCCAAAATCCCCTTTATGAAAAATCACATCCGGGATTTTTTTCGAATTTTTTATTGCAGAATTTATTCCCCATCTAATCGTAGAACCTTTAATTTTAACATGTTTTGGTTCTTTACTACGATCATAACTGCTAACTTCTAACTTTGATTTTTTAATTTTTGATAATGTTGTACTTTGATATTTTAAATTAATTGCAGAACAAATTCCTGGATATTTTTTATTCATTGATAACAATGCAGTTGCCACATGTTTTGAACCTCCATACTTTAAATCCCCTGCAACAAGAACGTTTGTTCCAGCTTTTACAATTCTTCCTGAAATCCCCAAAACATCTTTTGTAGATTTTGGTCTTTGTTTTGAGAATACAAAATTTGTTTGGCACTCTGGAATATTTTTGTAAATTCCTTTTAATTTTATAAATTTGGTTATTGCTGATGATAATTCATCTTCAATCTTATTTTTACTTTGTATATCAGTAATGGCAATACCCTTTCCAATTTTTTTTGCATTTTTTATTGACTTGTATGTGAATTTCTTTGCAAAATATAGTGATTCTTTGATACTTTTCTTTTTTGCAAGTGAATACACTACTGCAGCTGAGTGGATGCATCCACTGCCGTGATTAATTTTTGGGATTTTTTCACCTGAAATGATATATTTTGAATTTTTTTCTAGAACAAAATCTGACACTTTCTTTTTTTCTTCAATTCCTGTAATTGTGACATTTTTTGCTCCCATATTTTGAATCTCTTTTGCCACTTTTTCAGGCGTGTTTTTTGTTGAAATTTTCATTTTTGTAAGTAACTCTGCTTCTTTTTTGTTTGGTGTAATTATTGTTGCAAGTGGAACGATGTATTTTTGAAAATCTTTCCTTGCATTATTTTCTATTAAACTTCCTCCGGTGGTTGATCTTATTACTGGATCAACTACAATTGGAATTTTTAATTTTTTTAATTGTTGGTGTATTATTTTGATAATTTTTGAATTGTATACCATTCCAATT
This genomic interval carries:
- the thiD gene encoding bifunctional hydroxymethylpyrimidine kinase/phosphomethylpyrimidine kinase, producing the protein MNILSIGGSDPSSGAGIQSDIRVFSALGVHTLTVITAITSQNTSKFGMVEPVSSKILQKQLESVFSDFKINGVKIGMVYNSKIIKIIHQQLKKLKIPIVVDPVIRSTTGGSLIENNARKDFQKYIVPLATIITPNKKEAELLTKMKISTKNTPEKVAKEIQNMGAKNVTITGIEEKKKVSDFVLEKNSKYIISGEKIPKINHGSGCIHSAAVVYSLAKKKSIKESLYFAKKFTYKSIKNAKKIGKGIAITDIQSKNKIEDELSSAITKFIKLKGIYKNIPECQTNFVFSKQRPKSTKDVLGISGRIVKAGTNVLVAGDLKYGGSKHVATALLSMNKKYPGICSAINLKYQSTTLSKIKKSKLEVSSYDRSKEPKHVKIKGSTIRWGINSAIKNSKKIPDVIFHKGDFGKEPMIIVFGKTPENVLEKILKIKG
- a CDS encoding nucleotidyltransferase family protein; its protein translation is MKAVILAGGLGTRLRPLTLKTPKPMLPLGKKPILEHLIDWNKRNGVKSIVLCVSYRKEKIQDYFKDGKKFGVNIEYAVSKKPLATAGQLKTAEDFINDTFVCVYGDSIFDFSLKNMIKQHKSKKAFTTMSLYEYKTNLQYGVINTTKTGKVTNWEEKPEIKANINMGCYVMEPNVLKYIPKNKPYGMDDVIKKAMKNKKMISGFITKKGFMDIGNKESYKQANEEFAKKSKKRKK